In the genome of Pangasianodon hypophthalmus isolate fPanHyp1 chromosome 23, fPanHyp1.pri, whole genome shotgun sequence, one region contains:
- the rdm1 gene encoding RAD52 motif-containing protein 1 has protein sequence MDLEAEVIEFRVPTENNKTIFIWDIQASFSQKYIYESLWSVYSAFGALYLVKVCPNASVVAPGFYALVKFYSAAQASKAQRATDKQCLFQEVPLKVRLSTKQNPAFLSGSQSLSHAKCQDLANHYLGYNGWSTHIITVKDISKCADVGWSLDTGSQGELLKYGCIVQLTLPQHGVTCRGVGVAEEVVDQEKGPEEKLWKRGKLMKWAKDKAVVAAFEKVLLIVLGNGKVAVECRTDREEILPDENVEGVIQVNDISWSDVEAVAAEEEDLPWNFTMDLSH, from the exons ATGGACCTCGAGGCGGAAGTCATAGAGTTCAGAGTCCCTactgaaaacaataaaaccatttttatttgGGACATACAGGCATCCTTTTCCCAAAAGTATATTTAT gagtctctgtggagtgtgtattCTGCCTTTGGAGCGCTCTACCTGGTGAAGGTGTGTCCCAATGCCTCAGTGGTCGCCCCGGGCTTTTATGCACTGGTCAAGTTTTACTCCGCTGCACAGGCGTCCAAGGCTCAAAGAGCCACTGATAAACAGTGTCTGTTCCAGGAAGTTCCACTCAAA GTTAGGCTAAGCACAAAGCAAAACCCAGCTTTCCTCTCTGGATCCCAATCCCTCAGCCATGCTAAGTGCCAAGACTTGGCTAATCATTACCTGGGCTATAATGGATGGTCAACTCACATCATCACT GTGAAGGACATATCGAAGTGTGCAGATGTGGGTTGGAGCTTGGATACAGGCAGCCAGGGAGAGCTGCTGAAATACGGCTGTATCGTGCAGCTCACTCTCCCTCAGCATGGAGTGACGTGCCGTGGGGTTGGTGTTGCAGAGGAAGTGGTTGATCAGGAGAAAG GTCCAGAGGAAAAGCTGTGGAAAAGGGGGAAGCTCATGAAATGGGCCAAGGATAAAGCAGTTGTTGCAGCCTTTGAGAAAGTGTTACTAATAGTTCTTG GTAATGGAAAAGTAGCAGTGGAATGCCGAACTGATCGAGAGGAAATTCTGCCAGATGAGAATGTCGAGGGAGTCATCCAG GTTAATGACATTTCATGGAGTGACGTTGAGGCTGTTGCAGCAGAGGAAGAAGATTTACCATGGAACTTCACAAtggacctctctcattaa